The Microbacterium foliorum genome has a window encoding:
- a CDS encoding GNAT family N-acetyltransferase encodes MRHGPIELRLVRPRDARTLQHELLSNRSWLQPWEATVPYGAVSFDMRLSIRRLLQQYRDGSGYPFVMEYDGEIAGQLNVWGVARGSLCSATIGYWVSERFAGKGITPTAVALATDACFTEFALHRMEICIRPENAASLRIVQKLGFRYEGLRRKYIHIDGDWRDHYAFSLTREDVPQGVLARWLSGEVPPGAATIPPADRLAI; translated from the coding sequence ATGCGACATGGTCCCATCGAGCTGCGCCTCGTGCGCCCTCGCGATGCCAGGACGCTTCAGCACGAGCTGCTGAGCAACAGATCCTGGCTGCAGCCGTGGGAGGCGACGGTGCCGTACGGTGCCGTCTCGTTCGACATGAGGCTCAGCATCCGCCGGCTCCTGCAGCAGTACCGCGACGGGTCCGGCTATCCGTTCGTCATGGAGTACGACGGCGAGATCGCCGGCCAACTCAACGTGTGGGGAGTGGCACGGGGATCCCTGTGCTCGGCGACGATCGGCTACTGGGTCAGCGAGCGCTTCGCGGGCAAGGGCATCACGCCCACCGCCGTCGCTCTCGCGACCGATGCCTGCTTCACCGAGTTCGCGCTGCACCGCATGGAGATCTGCATCCGTCCGGAGAACGCCGCGAGTCTGCGCATCGTCCAGAAGCTCGGCTTCCGGTATGAGGGACTGCGCCGCAAGTACATCCACATCGATGGGGACTGGCGGGATCACTACGCCTTCTCGCTGACCCGCGAAGATGTGCCGCAGGGAGTGCTGGCGCGATGGCTGAGCGGGGAGGTCCCTCCGGGCGCCGCGACCATCCCTCCCGCCGACCGGCTCGCGATCTGA
- the galU gene encoding UTP--glucose-1-phosphate uridylyltransferase GalU translates to MGTQKMKAVIPAAGLGTRFLPATKAMPKEMLPVVDKPAIQYVVEEAASAGIDDILVIIGRNKNAISNHFDSVPELEVKLMEKGDTGRLARVVQSSDLADIHFVRQGEPKGLGHAVLRARTHVGDSSFAVLLGDDLIDERDPLLTAMIAEHERTGAAVIALMEVDPANIHMYGAAAVEPLEGSDAVRVTGLVEKPAQEDAPSNLAIIGRYVLPASIFEVLERTEPGKGGEIQLTDALQELATRPDGPGVVGVTFRGRRYDTGDRVDYIKAIVQLASDREDLGPELRPWLKEFAERL, encoded by the coding sequence ATGGGTACACAGAAGATGAAGGCTGTCATTCCCGCCGCCGGACTGGGGACACGATTCCTTCCCGCGACGAAGGCGATGCCGAAGGAGATGCTGCCGGTCGTCGACAAGCCGGCCATCCAGTACGTCGTCGAAGAGGCCGCGAGCGCCGGCATCGACGACATCCTCGTGATCATCGGACGCAACAAGAACGCCATCTCCAACCACTTCGACTCGGTCCCCGAGCTCGAGGTGAAGCTCATGGAGAAGGGCGACACGGGCCGCCTCGCCAGGGTCGTGCAGTCGAGCGATCTCGCCGACATCCACTTCGTCCGTCAGGGCGAGCCGAAGGGCCTCGGTCACGCAGTGCTGCGTGCGCGCACCCATGTCGGCGACAGCTCGTTCGCCGTGCTCCTCGGTGACGACCTCATCGATGAGCGCGATCCGCTGCTCACCGCGATGATCGCCGAGCACGAGCGCACCGGTGCCGCGGTGATCGCCCTCATGGAGGTCGACCCCGCCAACATCCACATGTACGGCGCCGCCGCCGTCGAGCCTCTCGAAGGATCGGACGCCGTGCGCGTCACCGGTCTCGTCGAGAAGCCCGCACAGGAGGACGCCCCCTCGAACCTCGCGATCATCGGCCGCTACGTGCTGCCGGCGTCGATCTTCGAGGTGCTCGAGCGCACGGAGCCGGGCAAGGGCGGCGAGATCCAGCTGACGGATGCTCTGCAGGAGCTCGCCACGCGCCCCGACGGTCCCGGCGTCGTCGGAGTGACCTTCCGCGGTCGACGCTACGACACGGGCGATCGGGTCGACTACATCAAGGCGATCGTGCAGCTCGCCTCGGACCGCGAGGACCTCGGCCCCGAGCTGCGGCCGTGGCTCAAGGAGTTCGCGGAACGCCTCTAG
- a CDS encoding 5-formyltetrahydrofolate cyclo-ligase, with the protein MSTDVEHQKRALRAELRERRQLLSDAQRETAASAIAQRLDNLVETLGARSISCFLSSTTEPGTREFVTGAVRRGIRVLLPITRADGLLDWAVATEDDDVVEGLFGLPEPTGEVLGPIAVNDVDLMIIPAAAVDRGGMRMGWGRGYFDKTIGSMERCPPVYAVIYDSEVLDLLPREVHDQPVTGVVTPTQTLLLSHPRH; encoded by the coding sequence ATGTCCACCGACGTCGAGCACCAGAAGCGCGCGCTGCGCGCCGAGCTCCGCGAACGACGCCAGCTGTTGAGCGACGCACAGCGCGAGACCGCAGCATCGGCGATCGCGCAGCGTCTGGACAATCTCGTCGAGACGCTCGGTGCGCGATCGATCTCCTGCTTCCTGTCCTCGACGACCGAGCCGGGGACCAGGGAGTTCGTCACCGGCGCCGTCCGTCGCGGCATCCGCGTGCTCCTTCCCATCACCCGCGCGGACGGCCTGCTGGACTGGGCCGTCGCCACCGAGGACGACGATGTGGTCGAGGGGCTCTTCGGTCTGCCGGAGCCGACGGGCGAAGTCCTCGGACCCATCGCTGTGAACGATGTCGACCTGATGATCATCCCCGCAGCCGCCGTGGACCGCGGCGGCATGCGCATGGGGTGGGGCCGCGGATACTTCGACAAGACCATCGGCTCCATGGAGAGGTGCCCGCCCGTCTACGCGGTCATCTATGATTCCGAGGTACTCGATCTCCTGCCCCGAGAGGTGCACGATCAGCCGGTCACCGGTGTCGTCACCCCCACGCAGACCCTTCTCCTGTCGCATCCGCGACACTGA
- a CDS encoding FmdB family zinc ribbon protein, protein MPTYAYACRSCGHAFDAVQSFSDDALTVCPECGGELRKQYGSIGVTFNGSGFYRTDSRAGSGASSSAPASSKSESTSSSAPAPATTSTTS, encoded by the coding sequence ATGCCGACCTATGCCTATGCCTGCCGCTCCTGTGGCCACGCCTTCGACGCCGTGCAGAGCTTCTCCGACGACGCGCTCACCGTCTGCCCCGAGTGCGGCGGAGAGCTGCGCAAGCAGTACGGGTCGATCGGCGTGACGTTCAACGGATCCGGCTTCTACCGGACCGACTCGCGAGCCGGGTCTGGTGCTTCGTCGTCCGCCCCGGCATCATCGAAGTCCGAGTCGACGTCGAGCTCCGCTCCGGCGCCCGCGACGACATCCACCACGTCCTGA
- the mscL gene encoding large conductance mechanosensitive channel protein MscL: MLKGFKDFILRGNVIDLAVAVVIGTAFTAIVTAVVNSIITPLVSLFFKADATGQFGPQLPSIYGDTVTFPIGDLISAIISFLSVALVVYFVFVLPMNTFKAHVEARKGTPAEEPQEEPAAATEAELLVEIRDLLARNPRG; this comes from the coding sequence ATGCTCAAGGGCTTCAAAGACTTCATCCTGCGCGGCAACGTCATCGACCTCGCCGTCGCCGTCGTCATCGGCACCGCATTCACGGCGATCGTCACCGCCGTGGTCAACAGCATCATCACCCCGCTCGTCTCCCTCTTCTTCAAGGCGGACGCGACGGGCCAGTTCGGCCCGCAGCTGCCGAGCATCTACGGCGACACGGTCACCTTCCCGATCGGCGACCTGATCTCGGCGATCATCAGCTTCCTCTCGGTCGCCCTCGTGGTGTACTTCGTCTTCGTGCTGCCGATGAACACGTTCAAGGCGCACGTCGAGGCGCGCAAGGGCACCCCGGCCGAAGAGCCGCAGGAGGAGCCGGCCGCGGCCACCGAGGCCGAGCTGCTCGTCGAGATCCGCGACCTGCTCGCTCGCAACCCGCGCGGCTGA
- a CDS encoding ATP-binding protein yields MTLGAPLGSASVSGIAHAAEAARTRLRAEAADLGGSSPLVNFRDTVESSIDISKAHPGSLPQFITGRSTLLSNLFRDEVGLRTARLAAERITAKNTELRTVRGIEAVHLAVGVAGWRIGGADFAAPVLLRPLAIRRHHSDFELKLQGAFEVNPELVRIAREHFGITIDAAALASLAYDGGIFKPQPVIDSLRATTRSIDTFTVLPRLVVSTFADVGGAMSRDGGSLDHIVLNALAGHVGDREQVSARRPEPHHTGPDDRAPASDNLLLDADAEQEAVLARIAAGHSLTVATLPGTGGTQTVINALGELVRGGKRVLVVSARRSTLDGVRHRLAGIGLDSLAVSPASVRRDLVRAIGRNEKATAPKVSDVDDALVRLRTVLRDYRHALTAPVAGTGSSVLDATRHLTKLASLPTPPSTTARLSTETLRTLADDRSAAASALAQAARLGEFRFGPDDSPWYGVTFSSTEAARSAHQLAGRLHADSVPALLERGYALISQTHMRPFSTIDELGEYLRLLQGIRDSLDRFSPTVFERPLGELIQAHGSRRDAPNMSGANRRRLRRLAKEYVRPGVHVTEMHESLLRIQAQRTQWQRCVEAGVAPEVPLGLADVHSAWQRVTAELAELDVALGRREPLATLPVARLVRTLAGLAAKSDVFDNLVERAQLRDRLADLGLEPLLAELSVRHVAEARVGDELEFAWWQTLLERALQDDRALLGANTAVVDRLERDFRLVDEAHAAMAGPLLAWQLANQWKIAIVDEPQESQNLRRALKQPATTTAEIVSSAPTLVDVLAPVWISSPYLVPQIPDSVDFDAVLLVDAAAINLAEAAPAIRRARQVVAFGDPVTQLPTPFHVAVDPGDEWEHEVPFDSVSAFERLSELLPVMTLTRSYRAGGEDLAELINDAFYGGEIVSLPWAGSYLGRGSLTVDYVEGGTGAPDPISGAVESPEAEVARVVTLVVEHAVHRPDESLMVVTASRRHAERVRAAVTSAFAGRSDVADFVGRDTAEPFSVLTLEESVAESRDRVIFSLGFGLTKHGRVLSDFGDLSTPDGERLLTVGMTRARRSMVIVSSIRPSAFDDGRLEHGAATLMSILGGLAARGRDARLEDLADPLTLALARELRRLGAAVDVDYRGLLPLVAQYGGKAVVIEPDPESRGESLRETLRLRPHVLRRLGWHYVRVHAFDLYSDPVTAAARIGEVLGISASAARAENDTQPIDLIDPQHD; encoded by the coding sequence GTCGCGGGCTGGCGCATCGGGGGCGCGGATTTCGCCGCTCCCGTCCTTCTGCGTCCCCTGGCGATCCGCCGCCACCACTCCGACTTCGAGCTCAAGCTGCAGGGGGCGTTTGAGGTCAACCCCGAGCTCGTCCGCATCGCGCGGGAGCACTTCGGCATCACGATCGATGCCGCCGCCCTCGCGTCGCTCGCCTACGACGGCGGGATCTTCAAACCGCAGCCGGTGATCGACAGCCTCCGAGCCACGACCCGCTCCATCGACACCTTCACCGTGCTGCCCCGACTCGTCGTCTCGACCTTCGCCGATGTCGGCGGCGCGATGTCACGCGACGGGGGCAGCCTCGACCACATCGTGCTCAACGCGCTCGCCGGCCATGTCGGCGACCGAGAGCAGGTCTCGGCTCGCAGGCCGGAGCCGCACCACACGGGACCGGATGACCGCGCGCCGGCATCCGACAACCTGCTGCTCGACGCGGATGCCGAGCAGGAGGCCGTCCTCGCCAGGATCGCCGCCGGTCACTCGCTGACCGTCGCCACGCTTCCCGGCACCGGCGGAACCCAGACCGTGATCAACGCGCTCGGTGAGCTCGTGCGAGGCGGCAAGCGCGTGCTCGTGGTCTCCGCACGGCGATCGACCCTCGACGGCGTGCGTCATCGCCTCGCCGGCATCGGCCTCGACAGTCTCGCGGTGTCGCCGGCGAGCGTCCGCCGAGACCTCGTGCGGGCGATCGGCCGAAACGAGAAGGCCACGGCGCCGAAGGTGAGCGACGTCGACGACGCGCTCGTGCGGCTGCGAACGGTCCTGCGCGACTATCGTCATGCACTGACCGCGCCCGTGGCGGGCACCGGTTCGTCGGTGCTCGACGCCACGCGGCACCTGACCAAGCTCGCCTCTCTTCCGACACCGCCCTCGACGACCGCGCGCCTGAGCACCGAGACGCTGCGCACACTGGCCGACGATCGCTCTGCGGCGGCATCCGCCCTGGCGCAGGCCGCACGTCTCGGAGAGTTCCGCTTCGGCCCCGACGACTCCCCGTGGTACGGCGTGACCTTCTCCAGCACGGAGGCCGCGCGATCGGCTCATCAGCTCGCCGGTCGCCTGCACGCCGACAGCGTGCCGGCGCTGCTGGAGCGCGGATACGCGCTCATCTCGCAGACCCACATGCGCCCCTTCTCGACGATCGACGAGCTGGGGGAGTACCTGCGACTGCTGCAGGGGATCCGCGACTCCCTCGATCGGTTCAGCCCGACCGTGTTCGAGCGGCCGCTGGGCGAGCTCATCCAGGCCCACGGCTCCCGGCGTGATGCCCCCAACATGTCCGGGGCGAACCGCCGCAGGCTCCGTCGCCTCGCCAAGGAGTACGTGCGTCCAGGGGTGCACGTGACCGAGATGCACGAGTCCCTGCTGCGCATCCAGGCGCAGCGCACCCAGTGGCAGCGCTGTGTCGAGGCGGGCGTCGCTCCGGAGGTCCCGCTCGGACTCGCCGATGTGCACTCCGCATGGCAGCGGGTCACGGCCGAGCTCGCCGAGCTCGACGTGGCTCTCGGACGCCGCGAGCCGCTGGCGACCCTGCCGGTCGCGCGTCTGGTGCGCACCCTCGCAGGTCTCGCTGCGAAGTCCGACGTGTTCGACAACCTCGTCGAGCGGGCGCAGCTGCGCGACCGTCTCGCCGACCTCGGGCTCGAGCCGCTGCTGGCCGAGCTCTCGGTGCGACATGTCGCCGAGGCGCGGGTGGGTGACGAGCTCGAGTTCGCGTGGTGGCAGACCCTGCTCGAGCGGGCGCTGCAGGACGACCGCGCGCTCCTCGGCGCCAACACGGCCGTCGTCGACAGACTCGAGCGCGACTTCCGTCTCGTCGACGAGGCGCACGCCGCCATGGCGGGTCCGCTGCTGGCCTGGCAGCTGGCGAACCAGTGGAAGATCGCCATCGTCGACGAGCCTCAGGAATCGCAGAATCTGCGTCGGGCCCTGAAGCAGCCCGCGACGACGACAGCCGAGATCGTGAGCTCCGCGCCGACCCTGGTCGACGTGCTCGCGCCGGTCTGGATCTCTTCCCCCTACCTGGTTCCGCAGATCCCGGACTCCGTCGATTTCGACGCCGTGCTGCTCGTCGACGCCGCCGCGATCAACCTCGCCGAGGCCGCACCGGCGATCCGCAGGGCTCGCCAGGTGGTCGCGTTCGGCGACCCGGTCACCCAGCTCCCGACCCCGTTCCACGTCGCGGTCGATCCGGGCGACGAGTGGGAGCACGAGGTTCCCTTCGACTCGGTGTCGGCTTTCGAGCGGCTGTCGGAGCTGCTGCCCGTCATGACCCTGACCCGCAGCTATCGCGCGGGTGGGGAAGACCTCGCCGAGCTCATCAACGACGCGTTCTACGGCGGAGAGATCGTCTCGCTGCCCTGGGCCGGGTCGTACCTCGGTCGCGGCAGCCTGACCGTGGACTACGTGGAGGGCGGCACGGGAGCACCCGACCCGATCTCCGGCGCGGTCGAGAGCCCCGAGGCCGAGGTGGCCCGCGTGGTCACCCTGGTCGTCGAGCATGCCGTGCACCGTCCGGATGAATCGCTCATGGTCGTCACGGCCAGCCGTCGGCACGCCGAGCGTGTGCGTGCGGCGGTCACGTCGGCGTTCGCCGGTCGCTCCGACGTCGCGGACTTCGTCGGTCGCGACACCGCCGAGCCGTTCTCCGTGCTCACTCTCGAGGAGTCGGTCGCCGAGAGCCGCGATCGGGTGATCTTCTCGCTCGGCTTCGGGCTCACCAAGCACGGCCGCGTGCTCAGCGACTTCGGCGACCTCTCCACTCCCGACGGCGAACGACTGCTCACCGTGGGTATGACGCGGGCCCGACGCTCCATGGTCATCGTCTCGTCGATCCGCCCGTCGGCATTCGACGACGGCCGACTCGAACACGGCGCCGCCACACTGATGTCGATCCTCGGCGGTCTCGCCGCGCGAGGCAGGGACGCCCGTCTCGAAGATCTCGCAGACCCGCTCACATTGGCGCTCGCGAGGGAGCTGCGCCGCCTGGGCGCCGCGGTCGACGTGGACTATCGCGGCCTGCTGCCGCTCGTGGCCCAGTACGGCGGCAAGGCCGTGGTCATCGAGCCCGATCCGGAGTCCCGCGGCGAGTCGCTGCGCGAGACCCTGCGCCTGCGCCCGCATGTCCTGCGCCGCCTCGGCTGGCACTACGTGCGCGTGCACGCCTTCGACCTCTACAGCGACCCGGTGACCGCCGCCGCACGCATCGGCGAGGTGCTGGGCATCTCGGCATCCGCCGCCAGAGCCGAGAACGACACCCAGCCGATCGATCTCATCGATCCGCAGCATGACTGA